A genomic segment from Drosophila miranda strain MSH22 chromosome 3, D.miranda_PacBio2.1, whole genome shotgun sequence encodes:
- the LOC108160212 gene encoding uncharacterized protein LOC108160212 — protein sequence MNGARKSKSLKTVRLGDLVYDEQKRLLMLCRSCDNYFVRFQMFQQHLVDCSGVKHVVNSTDQLSYVEEKHETRLTNGGQELHIYNIEDVSSSVIDWEAELEDPRWYDDETRLSALPKPKTSHSKENVVGKSQLVIEKTPQIAAATRTIRRRQSPIHKHPTKKIKTEAVIVPHVMEDLKRLVATDTEVQPSPAVANGSVGKEATTNTTQQILSKLRACGVDVKRAKTQVIPIPTVDPDLAKKQKTLEIMRKLQSKGIKCTKIRGECNAPKITEEFSTQKRRGEYPEPIIKFHPKHITKVYDVPLMQDNPCSMRAESNIPKITKEYYNASKIKKLSYAP from the exons ATGAACGGAGCAAGAAAGTCAAAGTCTCTGAAAACTGTACGTCTGGGCGACCTAGTCTACGATGAGCAGAAGAGGCTGCTGATGCTGTGCCGCAGCTGCGATAATTATTTTGTCAGATTTCAAATGTTCCAACAACATTTGGTCGACTGCTCTGGCGTTAAACATGTTGTGAACTCCACTGATCAACTCAGCTACGTCGAGGAGAAGCATGAGACGAGGTTAACAAATGGAGGACAGGAG CTCCACATTTACAACATTGAAGATGTGAGCAGCAGTGTCATTGACTGGGAGGCAGAATTGGAAGATCCCCGTTGGTACGACGACGAGACGCGCTTATCCGCGCTCCCCAAACCAAAGACATCGCATTCCAAAGAAAATGTGGTGGGCAAAAGCCAATTGGTCATTGAGAAGACACCGCAGATAGCAGCCGCAACGAGGACCATAAGGCGTCGGCAAAGCCCGATTCATAAACATCCAACCAAAAAGATTAAGACAGAGGCTGTCATTGTGCCCCATGTAATGGAGGACTTAAAGCGTCTGGTGGCCACTGACACGGAAGTCCAGCCGTCTCCAGCAGTTGCCAATGGCAGTGTAGGCAAAGAAGCCACCACTAACACCACCCAACAGATACTCAGCAAACTTCGGGCATGTGGCGTCGATGTGAAGCGTGCCAAGACTCAAGTGATTCCCATTCCTACAGTAGACCCCGATTTGGcgaaaaaacagaaaacactCGAAATAATGCGTAAGTTGCAATCAAAAGGAATCAAGTGCACCAAAATAAGAGGTGAATGCAATGCACCAAAAATAACGGAGGAATTCTCGACTCAAAAGCGAAGAGGGGAATACCCTGAACCAATAATAAAATTCCATCCAAAGCATATTACAAAGGTGTACGATGTACCCTTAATGCAAGATAATCCGTGTTCGATGAGAGCGGAATCCAATATACCAAAAATTACAAAGGAATACTACAATGcatcaaaaataaaaaagcTGTCCTATGCACCATAA
- the LOC108160213 gene encoding late embryogenesis abundant protein ECP63 isoform X3 — MFSSITASLKNIGDKTASLFSKKKDEAEKLANDKAVEAQKLAEEQAKKVGQSVQQTKNEAEQLATSTAKEAAALATAEAQKAGQVIDQGVNRAAGAVNQTKQAVDNTVQQASAAAQNSKQVAANIAEASQRAAANAVDQTKKAANDAINKSVKAAENVADQKLKQAEGAIDGALKQTSQAVDQKLNEANQYVDQKRGAAEKNFQEAASHAQESAGQQATQLLGKLNLAPK, encoded by the exons ATGTTCAGCTCGATTACAG CCTCGTTGAAGAACATTGGCGACAAGACCGCCAGTCTGTTCAGCAAGAAGAAGGATGAGGCTGAGAAATTGGCCAACGATAAGGCTGTCGAGGCTCAGAAGCTAGCCGAGGAGCAGGCCAAGAAGGTTGGTCAGTCCGTGCAGCAGACGAAGAACGAGGCCGAGCAGTTGGCCACGAGCACAG CCAAGGAGGCTGCCGCTTTGGCCACGGCCGAGGCCCAGAAGGCTGGACAGGTGATCGACCAGGGTGTGAATCGCGCTGCTGGAGCTGTCAATCAGACCAAGCAGGCTGTGGACAACACCGTTCAGCAGGCAAGTGCCGCCGCCCAGAACTCCAAGCAGGTGGCAGCCAACATTGCCGAAGCTTCGCAGCGGGCAGCCGCGAATGCCGTGGATCAGACCAAGAAGGCAGCCAACGATGCCATCAACAAGAGCGTCAAGGCCGCTGAGAACGTGGCCGACCAGAAGTTGAAGCAGGCTGAAGGCGCCATCGATGGAGCGCTCAAGCAGACCAGCCAGGCGGTAGACCAGAAGCTGAACGAGGCTAATCAGTACGTCGACCAGAAGCGGGGAGCCGCCGAGAAAAATTTCCAAGAGGCTGCTAGCCACGCTCAGGAGAGCGCCGGCCAACAGGCTACCCAGCTGCTGGGAAAACTCAACCTGGCCCCGAAGTAG
- the LOC108160213 gene encoding late embryogenesis abundant protein ECP63 isoform X1: MFSSITDASKSSLKNIGDKTASLFSKKKDEAEKLANDKAVEAQKLAEEQAKKVGQSVQQTKNEAEQLATSTAKEAAALATAEAQKAGQVIDQGVNRAAGAVNQTKQAVDNTVQQASAAAQNSKQVAANIAEASQRAAANAVDQTKKAANDAINKSVKAAENVADQKLKQAEGAIDGALKQTSQAVDQKLNEANQYVDQKRGAAEKNFQEAASHAQESAGQQATQLLGKLNLAPK, translated from the exons ATGTTCAGCTCGATTACAG ATGCATCGAAAT CCTCGTTGAAGAACATTGGCGACAAGACCGCCAGTCTGTTCAGCAAGAAGAAGGATGAGGCTGAGAAATTGGCCAACGATAAGGCTGTCGAGGCTCAGAAGCTAGCCGAGGAGCAGGCCAAGAAGGTTGGTCAGTCCGTGCAGCAGACGAAGAACGAGGCCGAGCAGTTGGCCACGAGCACAG CCAAGGAGGCTGCCGCTTTGGCCACGGCCGAGGCCCAGAAGGCTGGACAGGTGATCGACCAGGGTGTGAATCGCGCTGCTGGAGCTGTCAATCAGACCAAGCAGGCTGTGGACAACACCGTTCAGCAGGCAAGTGCCGCCGCCCAGAACTCCAAGCAGGTGGCAGCCAACATTGCCGAAGCTTCGCAGCGGGCAGCCGCGAATGCCGTGGATCAGACCAAGAAGGCAGCCAACGATGCCATCAACAAGAGCGTCAAGGCCGCTGAGAACGTGGCCGACCAGAAGTTGAAGCAGGCTGAAGGCGCCATCGATGGAGCGCTCAAGCAGACCAGCCAGGCGGTAGACCAGAAGCTGAACGAGGCTAATCAGTACGTCGACCAGAAGCGGGGAGCCGCCGAGAAAAATTTCCAAGAGGCTGCTAGCCACGCTCAGGAGAGCGCCGGCCAACAGGCTACCCAGCTGCTGGGAAAACTCAACCTGGCCCCGAAGTAG
- the LOC108160213 gene encoding late embryogenesis abundant protein ECP63 isoform X2: MFPSRQNQTSLKNIGDKTASLFSKKKDEAEKLANDKAVEAQKLAEEQAKKVGQSVQQTKNEAEQLATSTAKEAAALATAEAQKAGQVIDQGVNRAAGAVNQTKQAVDNTVQQASAAAQNSKQVAANIAEASQRAAANAVDQTKKAANDAINKSVKAAENVADQKLKQAEGAIDGALKQTSQAVDQKLNEANQYVDQKRGAAEKNFQEAASHAQESAGQQATQLLGKLNLAPK, encoded by the exons ATGTTTCCTAGTCGTCAAAATCAAA CCTCGTTGAAGAACATTGGCGACAAGACCGCCAGTCTGTTCAGCAAGAAGAAGGATGAGGCTGAGAAATTGGCCAACGATAAGGCTGTCGAGGCTCAGAAGCTAGCCGAGGAGCAGGCCAAGAAGGTTGGTCAGTCCGTGCAGCAGACGAAGAACGAGGCCGAGCAGTTGGCCACGAGCACAG CCAAGGAGGCTGCCGCTTTGGCCACGGCCGAGGCCCAGAAGGCTGGACAGGTGATCGACCAGGGTGTGAATCGCGCTGCTGGAGCTGTCAATCAGACCAAGCAGGCTGTGGACAACACCGTTCAGCAGGCAAGTGCCGCCGCCCAGAACTCCAAGCAGGTGGCAGCCAACATTGCCGAAGCTTCGCAGCGGGCAGCCGCGAATGCCGTGGATCAGACCAAGAAGGCAGCCAACGATGCCATCAACAAGAGCGTCAAGGCCGCTGAGAACGTGGCCGACCAGAAGTTGAAGCAGGCTGAAGGCGCCATCGATGGAGCGCTCAAGCAGACCAGCCAGGCGGTAGACCAGAAGCTGAACGAGGCTAATCAGTACGTCGACCAGAAGCGGGGAGCCGCCGAGAAAAATTTCCAAGAGGCTGCTAGCCACGCTCAGGAGAGCGCCGGCCAACAGGCTACCCAGCTGCTGGGAAAACTCAACCTGGCCCCGAAGTAG
- the LOC108160211 gene encoding retinitis pigmentosa 1-like 1 protein: protein MKHLLTALVVVLSAALPGEQILGSAKGCSRRYLRRINGKCYYFSVKKMNWHGALNNCLRKGLVLADLSNPRDFYGAVDFLSSKGNTEDFWFGGNDLQHEGRFQYISNGRLVRYFGNYSIVEPAEHSECDDCLEVRIRSNITVVADDNCLERQYFICSERYCSADSEEGAGGKPNHHSHEHLHHFHHDIGESAGEEEEGLNEAPPIGSGSGENDASNSEGAVEFPDLPDDATAGSTTPLSDILSGGLGGEAEPVEAPPATGEEVPAGDTGHGEEGGTTEEGAREEYTLEAGEEGGEAAEGEAAEGAGGEAAEGEATIAGEGGEAPATGGEAAPAVEREAAPAAEGEAAPAAEEGAAPSAEGEAAPAAEGEAAPAAEGEATPAAEGEAATAAEGEAAPGAEGEAAPAAEGEATPAAEGGAAPAAEGEAAPAAEGEAAPAAEGEGAPAAEGEGAPAAEGEAAPAAEGEAAPAAEGEAAPAAEGEGAPAAEGEGAPAAEGGAAPAAEGDAAPAAEGEAAPAAEGEGAPAAEGEGAPAAEGGAAPAAEGDAAPAAEGEAPAARVPLAARVPPAARAPLAAMHHII from the exons ATGAAGCATCTACTGACTGCACTCGTGGTGGTGCTGAGTGCCGCCCTTCCCGGGGAGCAGATCCTGGGCTCGGCCAAGGGCTGCAGCCGGCGCTATCTGAGGCGGATCAACGGCAAGTGCTACTATTTTTCCGTGAAGAAG ATGAACTGGCATGGGGCACTGAACAATTGCCTGCGCAAGGGCCTGGTTTTGGCCGATCTGAGTAACCCAAGAGATTTCTACGGAGCCGTCGACTTTCTCAGCTCCAAGGGCAACACGGAGGACTTCTGGTTCGGGGGAAACGACCTCCAGCATGAGGGCCGCTTCCAATACATCAGCAACGGGCGCCTGGTGCGCTACTTTGGCAACTACAGCATTGTGGAGCCAGCGGAGCACTCGGAATGCGATGATTGCCTGGAGGTGCGTATCCGCTCTAACATAACAGTGGTGGCGGACGATAACTGTTTGGAGCGGCAGTACTTCATCTGTTCGGAGCGCTACTGCAGCGCCGATAGCGAGGAAGGCGCTGGCGGCAAGCCAAACCATCACAGCCACGAGCATCTGCATCACTTCCATCACGACATTGGCGAGAGCGCCGGCGAAGAGGAGGAGGGTCTCAACGAGGCCCCGCCCATTGGCAGCGGCTCTGGGGAGAATGACGCCAGCAATTCGGAGGGTGCTGTAGAGTTTCCAGACCTGCCCGATGACGCCACTGCTGGCTCCACTACACCGTTAAGCGATATCCTTTCAGGAGGATTGGGAGGTGAAGCTGAACCCGTCGAAGCCCCCCCTGCAACTGGAGAAGAagttccggcaggggataccGGACACGGCGAAGAAGGAGGTACTACGGAAGAAGGAGCCAGAGAAGAATATACACTGGAAGCCGGAGAGGAAGGTGGAGAAGCTGCTGAGGGAGAAGCTGCTGAGGGAGCAGGTGGAGAAGCTGCTGAGGGAGAAGCCACTATAGCCGGAGAGGGAGGAGAAGCTCCTGCCACTGGAGGAGAAGCAGCTCCGGCGGTCGAGAGAGAAGCAGCACCAGCGGCCGAAGGAGAAGCAGCTCCAGCGGCCGAAGAAGGAGCTGCGCCATCAGCCGAAGGAGAAGCAGCTCCAGCGGCCGAAGGAGaagcagctccagcagccGAAGGAGAAGCTACGCCAGCAGCCGAAGGAGAAGCAGCTACAGCGGCCGAAGGAGAAGCAGCGCCAGGGGCCGAAGGAGAGGCAGCTCCAGCAGCCGAAGGAGAAGCTACGCCAGCAGCCGAAGGAGGAGCAGCTCCAGCGGCCGAAGGAGAAGCTGCTCCAGCTGCCGAAGGAGAAGCTGCTCCAGCTGCCGAAGGGGAAGGTGCACCAGCGGCCGAAGGAGAAGGAGCTCCAGCGGCCGAAGGAGAAGCTGCTCCAGCTGCCGAAGGAGAAGCTGCTCCAGCGGCCGAAGGAGAAGCTGCTCCAGCTGCCGAAGGGGAAGGTGCACCAGCGGCCGAAGGAGAAGGAGCTCCAGCGGCCGAAGGAGGAGCAGCTCCAGCGGCCGAAGGAGATGCTGCTCCAGCGGCCGAAGGAGAAGCTGCTCCAGCTGCCGAAGGAGAAGGTGCACCAGCGGCCGAAGGAGAAGGAGCTCCAGCGGCCGAAGGAGGAGCAGCTCCAGCGGCCGAAGGAGATGCTGCTCCAGCGGCCGAAGGAGAAGCCCCAGCTGCACGAGTACCCCTAGCTGCACGAGTACCCCCAGCAGCACGAGCACCCCTAGCAGCGATGCACCACATAATCTAA
- the LOC117185770 gene encoding skin secretory protein xP2-like — MRILQIVILTLIVAYPDQVLSSNKRSKDKKSDAKGACGKPYMRQLNGRCYYFSVKKMNWFGAQNNCLRKGLNLANLGSPEDYKAVIRYLNTRGNMEDYWFGGNDLQAEGRFTYISNGRMVRYFGEKGMVEPTHRHNLDDCLEVRLRLNNTVVTDENCQEKQYFICEKFSEQKCAVATMDAGQKGQHSHEHLHHFHHDPAKGEDQGGSGPEGMESDSRPIDNTNSAEVGESSFEGPELEQQPGAEEVAEKEPETETEGPENAQEVPEEDQIDEAPSEEEAEEETTPSEDAQHASRSEPPADDNTAEEGEAATHAGEADGGSSIQPESAEATVADEGEAGETDEPGGAEAAAAAEKEGGATVQPEDTESTAVVEGENVTEPPGEEDAAATPAGAAGEGESGATAQAEGAEGAAPAEGAEGTTPAEGAEGTTPAEGAEGAAPAEGADGTTPAEGAEGAAPAEGGEGATPAEGAEGATPAEGAATADGAAPADGAEGATPADGAEGAAPAEGAEGTTPAEGAEGAAPAEGAEGTMPAEGAEGTTPAEGAEGAAPADGAAPADGATPAEGAEGAAPAEGAEGATPAEGAEGAEGAAPAEGAQEAAPVEAEAPAPEG, encoded by the exons ATGAGGATTCTTCAAATTGTGATACTGACCTTGATCGTAGCCTATCCCGATCAAGTTCTGTCCTCCAACAAGCGCTCCAAGGACAAAAAATCGGATGCCAAGGGTGCTTGTGGGAAGCCCTACATGAGGCAGCTGAATGGAAGATGCTACTACTTCTCGGTGAAAAAG ATGAACTGGTTTGGGGCCCAGAACAATTGTCTGCGTAAAGGTCTCAATCTGGCGAATCTGGGCAGTCCGGAGGACTACAAAGCGGTTATCCGCTACCTGAATACACGGGGAAACATGGAAGACTATTGGTTCGGAGGTAACGACCTACAGGCGGAGGGCCGATTCACATACATCAGCAATGGCCGCATGGTCCGCTATTTTGGGGAAAAGGGCATGGTGGAGCCGACGCATCGACACAATCTGGACGACTGTCTGGAGGTGAGGTTGCGGTTGAACAACACCGTGGTTACCGACGAAAATTGCCAGGAGAAGCAGTACTTTATCTGCGAGAAGTTCAGTGAACAAAAGTGCGCCGTGGCAACGATGGATGCAGGACAAAAGGGACAGCACAGCCACGAGCACTTGCATCACTTCCATCACGACCCAGCAAAAGGAGAGGACCAGGGAGGGAGCGGTCCAGAAGGTATGGAAAGCGATTCGCGGCCGATTGATAATACGAATTCAGCGGAGGTTGGCGAATCGAGCTTTGAGGGGCCGGAGCTGGAACAGCAACCGGGGGCGGAGGAGGTCGCAGAAAAGGAGCCAGAAACTGAGACAGAGGGTCCGGAGAACGCCCAGGAGGTCCCGGAAGAGGATCAGATTGATGAGGCTCCATCTGAAGAGGAAGCTGAAGAAGAGACCACTCCGTCTGAAGATGCCCAACATGCTAGCAGAAGTGAACCTCCAGCGGATGATAACACGGCAGAGGAAGGCGAAGCCGCCACGCACGCGGGTGAGGCTGACGGTGGTTCCAGCATCCAGCCTGAAAGTGCCGAAGCCACAGTCGCTGATGAAGGCGAAGCTGGGGAGACCGACGAGCCTGGAGGGGCCGAGGCCGCAGCCGCCGCTGAAAAAGAGGGTGGTGCCACCGTCCAGCCTGAAGATACCGAATCCACAGCGGTCGTTGAAGGTGAGAATGTAACGGAACCGCCAGGAGAAGAGGATGCGGCTGCAACACCCGCAGGTGCAGCCGGTGAAGGAGAGTCTGGTGCGACCGCCCAGGCTGAAGGTGCCGAAGGCGCAGCTCCCGCTGAAGGTGCCGAAGGTACAACGCCCGCTGAAGGTGCCGAAGGTACAACACCAGCTGAAGGGGCCGAAGGTGCAGCGCCCGCTGAGGGGGCCGATGGTACAACTCCCGCTGAAGGTGCCGAAGGTGCAGCTCCCGCTGAAGGTGGCGAAGGTGCAACTCCTGCTGAAGGTGCCGAAGGTGCAACGCCCGCTGAAGGTGCAGCAACCGCAGATGGTGCAGCGCCCGCTGACGGGGCTGAAGGTGCAACGCCAGCTGACGGTGCCGAAGGTGCAGCGCCCGCTGAAGGAGCCGAAGGCACAACGCCCGCTGAAGGTGCCGAAGGTGCAGCGCCCGCTGAAGGTGCCGAAGGTACAATGCCCGCTGAAGGTGCCGAAGGTACAACGCCCGCTGAAGGTGCCGAAGGTGCAGCGCCCGCCGATGGTGCAGCACCCGCTGATGGTGCAACGCCAGCTGAAGGGGCCGAAGGTGCAGCGCCCGCTGAAGGGGCTGAAGGTGCAACGCCAGCTGAAGGGGCTGAAGGGGCCGAAGGTGCAGCGCCCGCTGAAGGTGCCCAAGAAGCAGCGCCCGTTGAAGCCGAAGCCCCGGCGCCCGAGGGATAA